The Bemisia tabaci chromosome 8, PGI_BMITA_v3 genome has a segment encoding these proteins:
- the LOC109037251 gene encoding CDK5 regulatory subunit-associated protein 3, whose product MEQFIPIDIHIAKLLDWLVSRRHCNNDWAKNVIIIREKINAAIQDMPAHEGIIQLLSGTYINYFHCLRIIEILKETEADTKSFFGSYGSKRMKDWQEIVRLYQKDNIYLAEASNLLIRNIKYEIPALKKQISKCQQTQQECEKKEAQHAKTAKSAQNEINNLKKQLGIQSDNIQQDLSERIKTLPEIYDRIASKVKSVLPAVSFYTKFVEENMEMKVSVTLINFVADRGNATTYEWQYDEAPSRIEGIETNIVVEENNEEDDGGGIDWGDDTFTDEIDYGISVEADPNQSDVLMPDDSGIDVEKSKDKVARGEEALTVLDNPKTRNQFLNEIMELESFLKMRLHEMKSDDGGLISDVSETPENVKYMLDAVITVQKLLTDKTTEHLHNVKHLPKYVENFVKLLKNKKNVIEKAKTLEEELQRKSREAAQEELKLKAKLALINQKTRDLQVEIAADISKKYKDRPVNLMGGVQVNN is encoded by the exons ATG gaacAATTCATTCCCATTGATATCCACATCGCTAAATTGCTGGACTGGTTAGTCAGTCGAAGACATTGTAATAATGATTGGGCAAAAAATGTGATTattattagagaaaaaataaatgctgCCATTCAGGACATGCCAGCTCATGAAGGCATCATTCAGCTCCTTTCTGGCACTT ATATAAATTACTTCCACTGCCTGCGAATAATTGAGATACTGAAGGAGACGGAAGCCGACACAAAGAGTTTCTTTGGTAGCTATGGATCTAAGAGAATGAAGGATTGGCAGGAAATAGTTAGGCTGTATCAAAAAGATAATATTTACTTAGCAGAGGCCAGTAATCTACTGATTAGGAATATTAAGTACGAAATTCCAGCTCTCAAAAAGCAAATATCTAAATGCCAACAAACTCAGCAA GAATGTGAAAAGAAAGAAGCACAACATGCGAAAACAGCAAAAAGTGCACAGAATGAAATCAACAACCTTAAGAAACAACTTGGAATACAGAGTGATAACATTCAGCAGGATCTCTCGGAAAGAATTAAAACCCTGCCAGAAATCTATGACAGAATAGCCTCGAAAGTGAAGTCAGTATTACCTGCCGTGTCTTTTTACACCAAATTTGTAGAGGAAAATATGGAAATGAAAGTATCAGTAACCCTGATAAATTTTGTAGCAG atcgAGGCAATGCTACAACTTACGAATGGCAGTATGATGAAGCTCCCAGTAGGATCGAAGGGATCGAAACAAATATCGTTGTAGAAGAAAAT AATGAAGAGGACGATGGTGGAGGTATCGATTGGGGAGATGACACATTCACAGAC gaaatcgaCTACGGAATATCAGTTGAAGCAGACCCCAATCAGTCAGATGTTCTTATGCCAGATGATAGTGGTATAGACGTAGAAAAATCTAAAGACAAAGTAGCTCGAGGGGAGGAGGCACTAACAGTTCTAGACAATCCGAAAACTaggaatcaatttttaaatgaaattatggAG CTTgaatcttttttgaaaatgcgGTTACACGAAATGAAATCGGATGATGGAGGCCTGATCAGTGATGTTAGTGAAACGCCAGAAAACGTCAAATATATGCTCGATGCTGTTATCACTGTACAGAAGTTGCTCACAGACAAAACTACTGAGCATCTCCATAACGTGAAACATCTTCCAAA gtaTGTAGAGAATTTTGTGAAACTATTGAAGAACAAAAAGAATGTCATTGAAAAAGCTAAAACCCTCGAGGAGGAACTGCAACGGAAGTCGAGAGAGGCAGCCCAAGAGGAACTGAAACTGAAGGCGAAATTAGCGTTGATCAATCAAAAGACAAGGGACTTACAAGTTGAG ATTGCTGCTGACATCTCAAAGAAGTACAAAGATCGACCTGTCAACTTGATGGGTGGAGTGCAAGTCAATAATTGA
- the LOC109037255 gene encoding small ribosomal subunit protein eS17 — MGRVRTKTVKRASRIIIEKYYTKLTLDFHTNKRVCEEIAVIPTKSLRNKIAGFVTHLMKRLRHSQVRGISIKLQEEERERRDNYVPDVSALEQDVIEVDPETKEMLKEFEFNSISGLQLIQPRLTDFRRP, encoded by the exons ATG GGTCGTGTCAGGACGAAGACTGTCAAACGAGCATCTCGTATCATCATTGAGAAGTACTACACCAAGTTAACCTTGGACTTCCACACTAACAAGCGTGTTTGCGAAGAAATTGCTGTCATCCCAACCAAATCGCTCAGAAACAAAATTGCAGG ATTTGTCACTCACTTAATGAAACGCCTTCGCCACAGTCAAGTGAGAGGAATCTCAATCAAGTTGCaagaagaggaaagagaaagaagagacaACTACGTCCCAGATGTGTCCGCTTTAGAGCAAGACGTCATCGAAGTTGATCCTGAAACTAAGGAGATGTTGAAAGAATTT GAATTTAACAGCATCAGTGGTTTACAGCTGATCCAACCCAGACTCACCGATTTCCGACGACCTTGA